From Oryzias latipes chromosome 3, ASM223467v1:
TTCTCCATtatgatgctcggtttgaactgcagcagatcatcttgaccatTTCTACATGCCTCAATGCACcaagttgctgccatgtgattggatgattagaaatttgcattaacgACCAGCTGGACAGGTGTGACTAATAAAATGGCCAGTGAGCGTGTTATTTTCATTAGCACTTTCTTAGTTTTCTGCAAGGATGCTGCAAGACAGAGGGCACCGTTGTCTGTTGTTTGAACCTTTGTCGAAGCTGTTCTTTTGCaatattcttttatttcttccaaAAATGTCCAGTGACATACAAGACAGATGGATTATTTCAAGTGTAGCTGAGTACCTGATGTTTCCTCCATTTATctgagttttgtgtttttgaatcattttgtGTACATCTTGTTAAGAAGGTGCCTGATATCATAAAGGCGTAATAATTATTTCCTGACTTCAAGTCAGTTTTATCCacacacctttttattttttttatttatactggttgttgttttatttatttatttaatatatctaaaaaaaaaatggatccaCAGAGGAATAAACTCACTTCTTGTTTGATTTagttaataaaaatgttccatgttctacttttttgtgttactgtttccATTTCCTTCttcatttttaatctttcaTGACAAAACCTCctcaaaaacttgatttttttttctattgcttCCTGTGCTCCAGGTTCGGCGTGTATGTCCCCCTCTGCTGTTTCCATCAGGAAGGAGGAAAAAGCCAGGCGGTGGCGGCGGCAGCTGAATGCGATTACCAAGGGGACCACCAGCAGGCCGATCTGGCAGAGTCTCCGTTTCTTCGGCCGCGAGACTTCCTCTTCCTGCTGCGTGAAAACCTCAGagaacagttttccagccccCCACACATGCCCACCCACACCTGCCCGCCACATACGCACTCGGACACACCCGAGCTGATCCgagcagaggtggaggagcTCAAGAGCGACTTTAACCGGCGAATCAAAGAAGTGCTGTTCAACTCTCTGTTCAGTGCCTACTATGTAGCATTCCTGCCCCTCTGCTTCGTTAAGGTTGGTGTCTTTGTGTTGCTTCTGCTGGATAATCTGATACCAGATGATCAAGCTGCTACAAGCCTTCATGCTGACATGGTTGGGTTTCCTGCTTCAACATCATTTTTCCCCTTACAGAGTACTCAGTACTACGACATGCGCTGGTCATGCGAACACCTGATCATGGTGTGGATCAATGCGTTCGTGATGTTGATGAGCCAGCTGCTGCCCCCCAGCTACTGTGACCTGCTCCATCGCTCTGCAGCTCACCTCGGCCGCTGGCAGAAGCTGGAGCACGGGTCATACAGTAACGCCCCCCAGCATGTGTGAGTGGCCTTCCCGGACTCGCATGATCGCAGCTGTCAGTCTGGGGTTTGTTTGTGATATGCTGGTGATTTTCAGGTGGTCAGAGAGCACCGTCTGGCCTCAGGGGGTCTTGGTACGACACAGTCGATGTCTGTATAAAGCGGTTGGACCCTATAATGTGGCCCTGCCCTCTGATGTCTCTCATGCAAGGTTTTATGTGAGTATTTAGTACTTATCCTCTGGTAGTAAACATGAGCTACGGAttagttttatgattttttttttgttgcatattttttattccctgaaattaattttttttgtgtatttttatatgtatgtatatatatatatacacacaaattatttgttttttttttattccaaagatGATTTGGGTGTAAAATTCTTGCTTAGGGCTCCAGTGTCATATTGTTGCATCAACTTTTATAACTCTCCAATACTTTTCTCTGTACTGTCTTCCTTCATTGGATAtttttctgggtttcagcatcatAAAGGGGGGATAATCTCCTCAGTGGAGGGGCCTGATGGGTAAAgactctgcccccccccccccccccccatcgcaCTTTTGGAAACCCCCCAGTTCCCTTTAAACTTTGGATCAACTAAATATTATTGTAGAAATTGTGGGAAAACTTGATATGAAGGAATTCTTCATGTCCAACAATAATAATGCAGCGAAAGCATGGGCTGTGTGCAAGAACTGCCtctgaacaacaacaactacaCACTGTTGTTAGATTAGAATTTGTGCGtaactaaaaacatttataaaatacattttaaataaagtcaaagaGCCTAAATGGAGGGCTAATGCATGTGGCTCTGGTTTCAGAATTTTTGGTgggaaaaaagataaagaatgaTATTTTGCTTCTTGATGTAATCTTTCAAAGCAGAAGGAGTTCTTACTgatgtgtttagtttacttGCAGAATAGACAGCTGGGTTTAGTGCTGTCCCAAGAATTAGACCATACCGCCTCTCCTCCGAACTTCCCAGAGTCTTTCTTTAGTCTGATGCTACAAACACACCAGGTCTgtgatgcatgttcaagaacgtgcatttttcacatgatgttcgcactggactgttgctacctcagacttacagttggaagaggcttggcaTGAAATGTCGAcgcagtgcaaatcttgctccaggttttttccttcacagctgtATTCCATTAAATGAAAGACATGGTGTTGTGTAATTCCACCCgaaactgcaattattcattttttacaccatgatcaattttcaaatgattggcacttccatgaattaaaacgGTGCGCCATCCAAACGTCACTGATTCGTCAAAGTCTGAAAACTATtcagttttttccctttcggggtcatggggctgctggagcctatcccagccacttgtgggcgaaggtagggggcatcctggacaggtcgccactgtgtcgcagggtagagtgtcctcaatgacacacccattcactctcacctatggacaatttagattaaccaattaacctatgaagcatgtttttggacggtgggaggaagccggagagaacccacgcatacacggggagaacatgcaaactccacacagaaaggtcccccattgatgttctggttcagttcccccagccgggacttgaaccgggggccttcttgctgtgaggcaagatcgctaaccactgcgccaccgtgcagccctggtGTTTAGTGCACAAATACGTAAAATGTCATTGGAAGCAGACGCTTGAACACGTGTTGCAGAGGACTGATGTGGATGTAGCAtgaagtgggtggagtcagctgTGAGACACCATGCAGTGGCTCTCATGTGGATGTCATGTTTTGGTTGGTgctctgttcattttttttcaccacttttctgtcttttcttgcAGTTCTTGTTTCACAAACCATTGCGGATCCTGAACCTGCTGATCTGGATTGAGTCCAGCGTCGTTTTATATCAGTTATACTCTCTATTGCGCTCTGAGCGCTGGAACCACACGTTGTCTCTGGGCCTTATTCTTTTCTGCAACTACTATGTGCTTTTTAAACTACTCCGAGACCGCATCGTGCTGGGAAAAGCCTACGCCTACCCTCTGCCCTCCAACAGTTTGGGGCTGAAGTCCCAGTAGAGAATCTGCGTGTGGACACCAGTTCCAAGCTCTGGAttggaaaaggaggaggaggtggaagaCAGACTGTGAACTCATAATTGTGTTTTGATACGGTTCTATTTTTAATGCAATGTTTATATTTACCTATTTAAAagaatagttttattttgtatacGATTTTGTGTTACACCGGGCATTACCACGCGGACAACATAAGCATGTTGTTTTACGCTGTTTCTAGGCGACAGGGAAGCCGAGGAATGCCTGGGGGTGACTCTCACCAAAGATATTTTAAGTACATGTGGCCAATCACAGAGCAGACTTGGCCGAGGATTGTCTGCAAAACCAGACGAGCTACTCTGAACAGAGGAAGAAGTTGGGCTTGAAATCCTGATAGTTTGAAGCTCGAGGCACTCACTGAACAGAGTTGTCGGCAGTTTGATAATCACCTGTTTTGATTGGATACGATGGAAACAGTGGCTGAATCTGCCTTCTTTCTCTATAAagccaatttttttctttttcagtttaattCTAACTGAAGCGTGAGAACATTTGTTTGTTCAACTTgacaaatttgactttttttttttttttaagtaaaatttttttttgtgggaaagAGTCTCGGCATCACCAGGAGGAGACGTTGGGTTCAAGGTGGTCTGTCTGCTTACGGTACTTTGGTGTCCCACAGGAAACGCTGCATCCCCTCTGCATATTTATCCGTATCTGCTCGTTCAAAGTCATCGCAGATGACGAAGTACAGTTACAGCCTCGGTTAACAAGCATCCCCAAACTGAAAGCATACTAAACATCTGGCAGGTTATTACACTTTTCTTCATGTTATGACAAACCAGTTTACTCTTCTGCGCCCTTTAGGTTAATCCGTATAAAGAGGTTATAGGCAGCCAGTTGGAAAGACTGTCACAGCATTACTGGCTCAAGTATTCTCAGTTACTGAAACGGTGTTACAGACGAGTTGCGTTTCACTTTGTGAAAATCCTCCTAATATCCAGTTGATTGTGTGTTGGATCCTGCCTGCTGCTGCAGTCGGTGGGATTGATGACTAGCTGACAGCTACCAACCCAGTATGAgcccaaaaatgtgtttaaatcatCTTACATGTGAAAAgcaacactgctgctgctgaaatgtacacatttgacacattttctttttttcttacccccaaaaaaacaaaatgtatctTCTCAAATGCATCTA
This genomic window contains:
- the tmem39a gene encoding transmembrane protein 39A → MPGGRRGPSRQQLSRSALPSLQTLVGGSVSNGTGLRNRGSNSVGLSAPPLSALITPEPVRHSRIPELPLDSSLLFEFLLFLYLLVALFVQYINIYRTVWWYPYSHPAASTSLNFHLMDYHLAIFITVMLARRLVWTIVSEVSQSSGGSLLRYVVLIAARLSLLTLCGWVLCWTLVNLCKNHSVLNLLFLGYPFGVYVPLCCFHQEGGKSQAVAAAAECDYQGDHQQADLAESPFLRPRDFLFLLRENLREQFSSPPHMPTHTCPPHTHSDTPELIRAEVEELKSDFNRRIKEVLFNSLFSAYYVAFLPLCFVKSTQYYDMRWSCEHLIMVWINAFVMLMSQLLPPSYCDLLHRSAAHLGRWQKLEHGSYSNAPQHVWSESTVWPQGVLVRHSRCLYKAVGPYNVALPSDVSHARFYFLFHKPLRILNLLIWIESSVVLYQLYSLLRSERWNHTLSLGLILFCNYYVLFKLLRDRIVLGKAYAYPLPSNSLGLKSQ